In Aedes albopictus strain Foshan chromosome 3, AalbF5, whole genome shotgun sequence, the following are encoded in one genomic region:
- the LOC109430340 gene encoding uncharacterized protein LOC109430340, with product MIPGDDLAEFRKIPGSGKPSDEPAAKKRSFGKRTKNGAEPKRTFSGRDQASQAGSSGEKSEGFTTFSQEQDSGDDLVEFRKMPGSGEPNGEPAAKKQSRGKSTKRDTEAGSTSPSNYGNATPGTSTISEVSPRAKGTQRSAKPQQQTKPGAIRASGVQQTILQQFTGNDMEGTSETSDSDNHADSFGCDDDDGHDELEQCGERDKLEMKQMSESVDSDEISKNWVVAKPRLLSGLNIGNSAGQTKSQHSDLEDTSVDSDMENDFLGWDMSGDEMVNKSVQNQLTSQEKIQECSCGLAEEVAKLKSDNYELQRRNMYLKKRKDTIERSHARMQEALMSKLLPTTHKPFENVTGYPDCLSADNVSKMSMVAKDSDYIFVKLLMYAIWPEGFEGKSVTGRSSNNPMGRGKKNVNDAEDDANNRTIADRTALEKNKVQFVNDCLHERRILLNDTTLVAQKVASKCNRLMQNVISNCNLYKTSA from the exons ATGATTCCTGGAGACGATCTTGCGGAATTCCGG AAAATTCCTGGATCCGGCAAGCCAAGTGATGAGCCTGCCGCCAAAAAACGGTCCTTTGGCAAACGAACAAAGAATGGGGCCGAACCGAAACGCACGTTTTCCGGCAGGGATCAGGCTAGTCAAGCTGGTTCGTCAGGCGAAAAATCGGAGGGATTTACAACGTTTTCACAGGAACAGGACAGTGGAGATGATCTTGTGGAATTCCGG AAAATGCCTGGATCCGGTGAACCAAATGGCGAGCCCGCTGCTAAAAAACAATCCCGTGGCAAATCCACGAAGAGGGATACCGAGGCTGGAAGCACATCGCCTTCAAATTACGGAAACGCAACACCAGGAACCTCCACGATTTCCGAAGTTTCGCCACGCGCCAAAGGTACTCAGCGATCTGCAAAGCCTCAACAACAAACTAAACCTGGCGCCATACGAGCATCGGGTGTGCAGCAAACTATTTTGCAACAATTTACCGGAAACGACATGGAAGGCACTTCTGAAACATCAGATTCTGACAATCATGCCGATAGTTTTGGTTGCGATGATGACGATGGACATGATGAGTTGGAACAGTGTGGCGAACGTGACAAACTTGAAATGAAG CAAATGTCTGAATCTGTCGATTCTGATGAGATTTCCAAGAACTGGGTTGTCGCTAAACCAAGATTACTTTCTGGACTGAATATCGGAAATAGTGCAGGACAAACGAAGTCGCAACATTCCGATTTGGAAGACACGTCGGTGGATTCAGACATGGAAAATGATTTTCTTGGATGGGACATGAGCGGAGATGAAATGGTGAACAAAAGTGTACAGAATCAGTTAACTTCGCAAGAGAAGATCCAAGAATGTTCATGTGGATTGGCAGAGGAAGTGGCTAAACTGAAATCTGACAACTACGAACTACAGAGGCGGAACATGTACCTCAAAAAGCGCAAGGACACTATTGAACGATCTCATGCAAGGATGCAAGAAGCTTTGATGTCGAAGCTTTTACCTACCACTCACAAACCGTTTGAAAATGTAACAGGATATCCGGATTGCCTGAGCGCAGATAATGTATCGAAGATGTCCATGGTGGCAAAGGATAGCGATTACATTTTCGTGAAACTGCTTATGTACGCTATTTGGCCAGAAGGTTTTGAGGGAAAATCGGTAACGGGACGATCATCGAACAATCCGATGGGTCGTGGCAAGAAAAATGTCAATGATGCTGAAGATGATGCCAATAACCGAACAATTGCTGATCGCACTGCACTCGAGAAGAACAAAGTGCAATTTGTTAACG ATTGTCTCCATGAGCGTCGGATCTTATTGAATGATACAACACTGGTGGCACAGAAGGTTGCTTCTAAGTGCAACCGACTTATGCAAAACGTGATAAGTAACTGTAATCTTTATAAAACCTCTGCTTAA